From a region of the Candidatus Melainabacteria bacterium genome:
- a CDS encoding M1 family peptidase gives MTKTTTCAHCALKYGKTEQRSKYRLPRNVVPIRYDLTITADPGSPGFSGNVAIDVDVLEASRVVTLNAKELSVSSALARHANGTTLLGTVSLCAETEMAHITFDGMLGASQWTIELSFVGKHGTASAGFFSAVWKDGEVEKTVLCTQFESADARAAFPCFDEPDLKATFKVRLDVPAGMTALSNGDIVSVTASGEGRKLVEFEETRKMSTYVVCFTVGEFVGMEPFYVNGKRLQVWCVPGKENQTAYAAKVAAFGLRFFEKYFDIPYPFGNKIDLIAMPGFAWGGMENVGLIIFQENALLARPEAEAWARSQAVIIFHELAHQWFGNLVTMRWWNGLWLNESFATFMSYVAADAWEPLWQTWDYFSESRDKAYQVDSLRRSHPIEETVLKPGDATFLVDPISYEKGCSVMYQTEQFIGPTVFRDGIRLYLKEHEFGNTESGDLWESLEEACLVNNVALPIREIMKAWVFQVGHPEVIVSESADGFINLRQRRFLFLKQGRGTRKLWPVPVTMQVKNADGSVTSSKFIFSQRNQRIEVGKGYQWVKLNAGGTGFYRVRYTPTLLARLTENLLDLSDIEQINLLNDARAFVTACLLTPSDYMHLLFRFAQVNDAGSWVEIGKGMALLTRLVSEAQWPQLRSTVAEWLRQTGEKLGWKPDSDEVLPFVQGWKPYHLNLNPFVQRLSRKLQKDWRSDKLSVRAEQAAQAAMVLHFGGARMSKTFRDLQKDARHQTALQIQRYLVELARRNSTPEKPVDIYEILADVLLERTASSETLVTRLVGEWPQLIASAPKISLMYRVRFGLDKVDESAQEARLLELFRQHPHAGARAEYMRAMERVRANVIMQETQSHALDAYLAGQSQRKTAAA, from the coding sequence ATGACGAAAACAACAACATGTGCACATTGCGCGCTCAAGTACGGTAAAACGGAACAGCGCAGCAAGTATCGCCTGCCCCGCAACGTCGTGCCGATTCGGTACGACCTGACCATCACAGCCGACCCCGGTTCACCTGGTTTTTCGGGCAACGTCGCCATCGACGTGGATGTGCTCGAAGCCAGCCGCGTCGTCACTCTCAACGCCAAAGAGCTGAGCGTGAGCTCTGCTCTGGCACGCCATGCCAACGGCACGACGCTGCTTGGCACAGTCTCGCTGTGCGCCGAAACCGAAATGGCGCACATCACCTTCGACGGTATGCTCGGCGCCTCGCAGTGGACAATCGAACTGTCCTTCGTTGGCAAGCACGGCACCGCCAGTGCCGGCTTCTTCAGCGCCGTCTGGAAAGATGGCGAAGTCGAGAAGACCGTGTTGTGCACGCAGTTCGAATCTGCCGATGCACGCGCTGCATTCCCCTGCTTCGACGAACCGGACTTGAAGGCCACCTTCAAAGTGCGCCTGGACGTGCCTGCCGGCATGACTGCGCTCTCCAACGGCGACATCGTCTCCGTCACCGCATCTGGTGAGGGGCGCAAGCTGGTTGAGTTCGAAGAGACGCGCAAGATGAGCACCTATGTCGTCTGCTTCACGGTGGGCGAATTCGTCGGCATGGAGCCGTTCTACGTCAACGGCAAGCGCCTGCAGGTGTGGTGCGTTCCCGGCAAGGAGAACCAGACTGCATACGCCGCCAAGGTGGCTGCATTCGGGCTGCGCTTCTTCGAGAAGTACTTCGACATTCCCTACCCCTTCGGCAACAAGATCGACCTCATCGCCATGCCTGGCTTCGCCTGGGGCGGCATGGAGAATGTCGGGCTGATCATCTTCCAGGAAAATGCCCTCCTGGCCAGACCCGAGGCTGAAGCCTGGGCACGCAGTCAGGCCGTGATCATCTTTCACGAACTGGCGCACCAGTGGTTCGGAAACCTGGTGACAATGCGCTGGTGGAACGGCTTGTGGCTGAACGAAAGTTTCGCCACCTTCATGAGCTACGTCGCCGCCGACGCCTGGGAGCCGCTCTGGCAGACCTGGGACTACTTCAGTGAGAGCCGCGACAAGGCCTATCAGGTCGACTCGCTGAGGCGCTCGCATCCGATCGAAGAGACGGTCCTCAAACCCGGCGATGCTACATTCCTGGTTGACCCGATCTCCTACGAGAAGGGCTGCTCCGTCATGTACCAGACGGAACAGTTCATCGGGCCGACTGTCTTCCGGGACGGCATCAGACTCTATCTCAAGGAGCACGAGTTCGGTAACACCGAATCTGGTGACTTGTGGGAGAGCCTGGAGGAAGCCTGCCTCGTCAACAACGTGGCATTGCCGATTCGCGAAATCATGAAGGCGTGGGTCTTCCAGGTCGGTCACCCGGAGGTGATCGTCAGCGAAAGCGCAGACGGCTTCATCAATCTGCGCCAGCGCCGCTTCCTCTTCCTCAAACAGGGACGAGGCACACGCAAACTCTGGCCCGTGCCTGTCACCATGCAGGTGAAGAACGCCGACGGCTCGGTGACAAGCAGCAAGTTCATCTTCTCTCAGCGCAACCAGCGCATCGAGGTGGGCAAGGGCTATCAGTGGGTGAAGCTGAACGCGGGTGGCACCGGTTTCTACCGGGTTCGCTACACGCCGACTCTGCTCGCCAGACTGACCGAAAACCTGCTCGATCTGAGCGACATCGAGCAGATCAACTTGCTCAATGACGCTCGCGCTTTTGTCACCGCCTGTTTGCTCACGCCTTCCGACTACATGCATCTGCTCTTCCGGTTCGCTCAAGTAAACGACGCGGGCAGCTGGGTGGAGATCGGAAAAGGCATGGCGCTTCTGACCAGGCTGGTTTCAGAAGCACAGTGGCCGCAACTGCGCAGCACCGTCGCCGAATGGCTCAGGCAGACCGGCGAAAAGCTCGGTTGGAAGCCCGACAGCGACGAGGTCTTGCCTTTCGTGCAGGGCTGGAAGCCCTATCACCTCAACTTGAATCCGTTCGTGCAGCGCTTGAGCCGCAAGCTTCAGAAAGACTGGCGCTCTGACAAGCTCTCGGTGCGCGCTGAACAAGCGGCTCAGGCAGCCATGGTGCTTCACTTCGGCGGTGCTCGCATGTCCAAGACATTCCGAGACCTGCAGAAAGACGCACGCCACCAGACCGCTCTGCAGATTCAGCGCTACCTCGTCGAACTGGCTCGCCGCAACTCCACCCCGGAGAAGCCCGTCGACATCTACGAAATTCTCGCTGATGTGCTGCTCGAACGCACCGCCTCCAGCGAAACGCTGGTGACGCGCCTGGTCGGTGAGTGGCCGCAGTTGATCGCCAGCGCACCCAAGATCAGCCTCATGTACAGGGTGCGTTTCGGTCTCGACAAAGTCGATGAGTCTGCGCAAGAAGCGCGTCTGCTCGAGCTCTTCAGGCAGCATCCGCATGCCGGTGCACGGGCGGAATACATGCGCGCCATGGAACGTGTGCGCGCCAACGTGATCATGCAAGAGACTCAGTCGCATGCTCTCGATGCTTACCTCGCCGGGCAGAGCCAGCGCAAAACTGCGGCTGCCTGA
- a CDS encoding FMN-binding glutamate synthase family protein, translating into MFKIYLAAAAITAFVGAVIARIFSVEVAVLFIGLPCLLTVLYDLFQRKHSLGRAFPALWRGRLIAEEMRPEFQQYFIETNTSGKPASRNDRSWSYASSKGEPTDISFGTEKEYHQPGQIHIRHKGMPLPDRVKIDLKPIVLGPTRRQPAYLHGRFGVSDMSFGSIFERAKQAITSGAAEAGAVVCLGEGGPTPYDFSGVYVQHGLKDLWSWRVRHYLFGWANKNWRQEPKAVSRYIGGAQLIPEIGTGKFGFKNADGSFDWERYKAFMADPSCVASKFKLHQGAKPGGGGHLPGYKVNKLISNIRRIPEGRDCISPNCFDEWDSVPGMMEFITRAQEETGKPVGIKIAIGDDSFIEEIAQWMSDNPGMGPDFIHLDGGEGGTGSAPLMLADYVGMSILHAIPLVDNVLRKHGVRNRVVLMSSGKVFNPAQLFIQLALGSDYVLGARGVMFSLGCIQAKKCGTNQCPSGVATNHWWLKRALVPVEKYTRTGNYIKAMNRYLVTLLRVAGKTDTYYLTRNDIMQVTTSGEVPMDQIVPYPAGCDGLRLAPVAESYGLTAPDGAPGPRPMSDAIRALFGEFFDEHGRLINGGEGMFDVKEQAPAAQLVQLSVRKK; encoded by the coding sequence ATGTTCAAAATCTATCTAGCCGCGGCCGCCATCACGGCGTTTGTCGGGGCTGTCATCGCTCGCATCTTCTCAGTGGAAGTGGCGGTGCTGTTCATTGGCCTGCCCTGTCTGCTGACTGTGCTTTACGATCTTTTCCAGCGCAAGCACTCGCTCGGACGCGCATTCCCTGCGCTCTGGCGAGGACGGCTGATAGCGGAAGAGATGCGTCCCGAGTTCCAGCAGTACTTCATCGAGACCAACACCTCGGGTAAGCCTGCTTCCCGCAACGACCGCTCCTGGTCTTACGCTTCCTCCAAGGGTGAGCCGACCGACATCAGCTTCGGCACCGAAAAGGAATATCACCAGCCCGGTCAAATTCACATTCGTCACAAGGGCATGCCTCTGCCCGACCGCGTCAAGATCGACCTCAAGCCAATCGTCCTGGGACCGACCCGCAGGCAGCCCGCCTACCTGCACGGTCGCTTCGGTGTGAGCGACATGAGCTTCGGCTCGATCTTCGAGCGCGCCAAGCAAGCCATCACATCTGGTGCGGCAGAAGCCGGCGCCGTGGTCTGCCTGGGAGAAGGTGGTCCGACGCCGTACGACTTCAGCGGCGTCTACGTTCAGCATGGGCTGAAGGACCTGTGGAGCTGGCGCGTGCGCCACTACCTCTTCGGCTGGGCGAACAAGAATTGGCGCCAAGAGCCCAAGGCCGTTTCACGCTACATCGGCGGCGCTCAGCTCATTCCTGAGATCGGCACGGGCAAGTTCGGTTTCAAGAACGCCGACGGCAGCTTCGACTGGGAGCGCTACAAGGCGTTCATGGCCGACCCCAGCTGCGTGGCCAGCAAGTTCAAGCTCCATCAGGGCGCCAAGCCCGGTGGCGGTGGACACCTGCCCGGCTACAAGGTGAACAAGCTGATCAGCAACATTCGTCGCATTCCAGAGGGCAGGGATTGCATCTCGCCCAACTGCTTCGACGAGTGGGACAGCGTGCCCGGCATGATGGAGTTCATCACGCGTGCCCAGGAAGAAACCGGCAAGCCCGTCGGCATCAAGATCGCCATCGGCGACGACTCCTTCATCGAAGAGATCGCCCAGTGGATGAGCGACAACCCCGGCATGGGTCCCGATTTCATCCATCTCGACGGCGGCGAAGGCGGCACAGGTTCCGCACCGCTCATGCTGGCTGACTACGTCGGCATGTCGATTCTGCATGCGATTCCGCTTGTGGACAACGTGCTGCGCAAGCACGGCGTTCGCAACCGGGTTGTGCTGATGTCGTCGGGCAAGGTCTTCAACCCGGCCCAGCTGTTCATTCAGCTGGCGCTTGGCTCGGACTACGTGCTCGGCGCTCGTGGCGTGATGTTCTCGCTTGGCTGCATCCAGGCGAAGAAGTGCGGCACCAACCAGTGCCCGAGCGGCGTCGCCACCAACCACTGGTGGCTCAAGCGCGCTCTCGTGCCGGTCGAGAAGTACACCCGCACCGGCAACTACATCAAGGCCATGAACCGCTACCTCGTGACACTACTGAGAGTGGCGGGCAAGACCGACACTTACTACCTGACGCGCAACGACATCATGCAGGTGACGACGTCAGGTGAGGTGCCGATGGATCAGATCGTGCCGTACCCGGCCGGATGCGATGGTCTCCGCCTCGCTCCAGTCGCCGAGAGCTACGGTCTGACGGCACCTGACGGAGCTCCCGGACCGCGCCCGATGAGCGATGCCATTCGCGCGCTGTTCGGCGAATTCTTCGATGAGCACGGGCGGCTGATCAACGGTGGCGAGGGCATGTTCGACGTCAAAGAACAGGCTCCTGCCGCGCAGCTGGTGCAGCTTTCCGTGCGCAAGAAGTAG
- a CDS encoding universal stress protein: MNVLVAIDDSSYSDAAVASIAARQWPADTKFLLYSVVPDYDKLGMLLSAASTQKLRFLEEEQEREAIFKLLTRCAELRRALPEVTVTFAVGYGHPAEEIIDTAISWGAQLIVMGSHGRRNVQLYAFGSVTSQVIEKIPCSLEIIRVFNRTGKSWQDQRRILICFDGSDNSRAAIDWVAHSTWSAHQEFAIVSVLDEVDDDKIGCLQMFHQRKATQLKNAAMAARQDELDWHVERLRLILPGNPVVGQVLYGYAADLILELAEDFSADLIVIGAHSQQKQVDASTGSVAKRVACFSRCCVKIVLADETSLFDDSVISCPLISDSA; the protein is encoded by the coding sequence ATGAACGTGTTGGTAGCAATTGACGATTCGAGCTATTCAGATGCGGCAGTTGCTTCTATCGCTGCCAGGCAATGGCCTGCTGATACGAAATTCCTTCTTTACTCAGTGGTCCCCGATTACGACAAGCTCGGTATGCTTCTCTCTGCCGCCAGTACGCAGAAGTTGCGCTTCCTTGAAGAGGAGCAGGAACGAGAAGCGATTTTCAAGCTGCTCACCAGATGCGCTGAACTGCGTAGAGCATTGCCTGAGGTGACAGTAACTTTTGCAGTCGGTTATGGACATCCAGCTGAAGAAATTATCGATACAGCAATCAGCTGGGGTGCGCAGCTGATTGTCATGGGGTCTCATGGGCGTCGTAATGTACAGCTGTACGCTTTCGGCAGCGTTACATCGCAAGTTATTGAAAAGATTCCTTGCTCGCTGGAGATTATAAGAGTTTTCAATCGGACCGGAAAATCCTGGCAGGATCAGCGTCGCATTCTCATTTGTTTTGACGGTTCCGATAATTCGCGCGCCGCGATTGATTGGGTTGCTCACAGCACATGGTCTGCCCATCAGGAGTTTGCCATTGTAAGCGTTCTTGATGAAGTCGACGATGATAAAATTGGCTGCCTGCAAATGTTCCATCAAAGAAAAGCCACGCAGTTGAAGAATGCGGCTATGGCTGCCCGGCAAGACGAACTCGATTGGCACGTAGAGCGGTTGAGGTTGATATTGCCTGGAAATCCCGTAGTCGGTCAGGTCCTTTACGGGTATGCGGCCGATCTTATTCTCGAACTGGCAGAAGACTTTTCAGCTGATCTCATTGTGATCGGTGCGCACAGCCAGCAAAAGCAAGTTGATGCATCAACAGGCTCTGTGGCGAAGCGGGTAGCCTGTTTTTCGCGCTGCTGCGTGAAGATTGTGTTAGCGGACGAGACGAGCTTATTTGATGATTCAGTTATTTCATGTCCGTTAATCAGTGACTCTGCGTAA
- a CDS encoding universal stress protein → MKVLVPLDDSSYSEAALISVGARHWPARTEILLYSVVNDYDKLGKVLAVPDEQKLRRLKEEQEREVICMLQRKCDGLRRSLPEVTVSSAVGYGHPATQIVETAHRWGAQLIIMGSHGRRNVQLYALGSVTAQVIEKTPCSMEVIRLLNRSGKAWHDQRRIIVCYDGSDHSRAALDWVAHSAWAPHQEFALVSVLNTIEDKIGALQIFHQKKANELKAQAIAAAQGALDSHVERLREMMPNNAIIGHVLEGYAAESILELAEDFLADLIVIGAHSEQLHIDSAIGSVAKRIACFSRCCVKVVRAHEMSRFR, encoded by the coding sequence ATGAAGGTTTTGGTACCACTCGACGATTCAAGTTATTCAGAGGCGGCTCTTATATCTGTTGGTGCGAGGCATTGGCCGGCGCGCACTGAGATTCTGCTGTACTCGGTAGTCAATGATTACGACAAGCTCGGAAAGGTTCTAGCTGTGCCTGATGAGCAAAAGTTACGCCGGTTGAAAGAGGAACAGGAACGAGAAGTGATTTGCATGCTCCAGCGCAAATGCGATGGATTGCGTCGTTCTCTGCCCGAAGTGACTGTAAGTTCTGCTGTCGGTTACGGACATCCAGCCACGCAAATTGTTGAAACAGCACATCGCTGGGGTGCGCAGCTAATCATCATGGGTTCGCATGGACGGCGCAATGTACAGCTTTATGCGCTCGGCAGCGTTACTGCGCAGGTCATTGAAAAAACTCCGTGTTCCATGGAAGTAATACGATTACTGAATCGGTCCGGGAAAGCGTGGCACGATCAGCGTCGAATTATCGTCTGTTATGACGGTTCAGATCACTCGCGGGCGGCACTCGATTGGGTTGCGCATAGTGCCTGGGCTCCTCATCAGGAGTTTGCTCTGGTGAGCGTCCTCAACACTATTGAAGACAAGATTGGCGCATTGCAAATATTCCATCAAAAGAAAGCCAATGAGTTAAAGGCACAGGCTATAGCTGCGGCGCAAGGCGCTCTCGACAGCCATGTTGAGCGTTTGAGAGAGATGATGCCCAACAACGCCATAATTGGGCACGTCCTGGAGGGTTATGCCGCCGAGTCTATTCTTGAGCTTGCGGAAGATTTTCTAGCTGATCTCATCGTCATTGGCGCTCACAGCGAACAACTGCACATAGACAGCGCAATCGGCTCGGTGGCGAAACGGATTGCCTGTTTTTCGCGCTGCTGCGTGAAGGTTGTGAGGGCGCACGAGATGAGCAGATTTCGTTGA
- a CDS encoding Y4yA family PLP-dependent enzyme, with translation MPVETSAKIAKESSLKLTARLHDEIASFLSTKKIFELVNALGSPLNVLFPTLLDENVASFRKIFEKHGLSGRIYFAHKANRSDAIPRQLATTASYIDVSSVNELRHALGSGFEASRIQATGPKNSEFMHLCLQHNIVIAVDSLQELDTLIDLAYRAGTTKKTRVLLRVSGFKNRQAKHQGKASRFGIRFDRVDEALTTLSAHGDKFSLLGFSFHLDTVSALEKAVALESCLQLVENAIEFDFNPSVINIGGGFKVNYIENGNDWSEYTSAMREAALGSRPPFTWQGSTFGLYPDKGVLRGSFNTYSFYDSSAGPAFMDEILCHQCESTGTSIANFLRENGIELWIEPGRALLDQVGITIAKVNSLKESSTGDVLVCLNMKRQDICFIDQEIFLDPIVVYQEDRFSVEDEIGVYFAGNLCLESDLVTRHETKLSSLPEPGDLVVFVNTAGYFMDFSASEAIMHPIAKKIAVERNGDCFSWCLDENYYPRLERKSVSK, from the coding sequence ATGCCTGTAGAAACTAGCGCGAAAATCGCCAAAGAAAGCAGTCTCAAGTTGACGGCTCGCTTGCACGACGAAATCGCTTCGTTCTTATCTACGAAGAAAATTTTTGAACTTGTAAATGCGCTGGGAAGTCCGCTTAACGTGCTGTTTCCAACGCTGTTAGACGAAAACGTCGCTTCTTTCAGAAAGATCTTCGAAAAGCATGGTCTTTCTGGCCGAATCTATTTCGCCCACAAGGCGAATAGATCGGATGCAATTCCCCGGCAACTGGCAACAACAGCAAGTTACATAGATGTGTCTTCCGTAAATGAACTGAGACATGCATTAGGTAGCGGATTTGAAGCGTCACGTATTCAAGCGACCGGACCAAAAAACTCAGAATTCATGCATCTGTGCCTTCAGCACAACATCGTCATCGCAGTAGATAGCTTGCAAGAATTGGACACATTGATCGACCTGGCTTACAGAGCAGGTACGACGAAGAAGACTCGCGTTTTACTTCGTGTAAGCGGCTTTAAAAATAGACAGGCAAAGCATCAAGGCAAAGCAAGTCGTTTCGGTATCAGGTTTGATCGCGTAGATGAGGCGCTCACTACTCTCTCGGCCCATGGTGATAAGTTCAGTTTATTAGGATTCTCATTTCATCTCGATACGGTGAGCGCACTGGAGAAAGCAGTGGCTCTGGAAAGCTGTCTGCAGCTTGTCGAGAACGCAATCGAATTCGATTTCAATCCGAGCGTAATCAACATCGGTGGCGGCTTCAAGGTGAATTACATCGAGAACGGCAATGATTGGAGCGAGTACACATCTGCCATGAGAGAAGCGGCGCTCGGATCGCGGCCGCCTTTCACCTGGCAGGGAAGCACCTTTGGACTTTATCCCGATAAAGGTGTGTTGCGTGGAAGCTTCAACACTTACAGTTTTTATGACTCGTCTGCTGGTCCTGCGTTTATGGATGAAATTCTTTGCCATCAATGTGAAAGTACTGGTACATCAATTGCTAATTTCTTGCGAGAGAATGGTATTGAGCTCTGGATCGAGCCTGGCAGAGCACTTTTGGACCAGGTCGGAATTACAATAGCAAAGGTCAACTCACTGAAAGAATCTTCAACTGGCGACGTACTTGTCTGCTTGAACATGAAGCGTCAGGATATTTGCTTTATCGATCAGGAAATTTTTCTCGACCCGATTGTCGTCTATCAAGAGGATCGTTTTTCTGTAGAAGACGAGATCGGCGTCTATTTCGCCGGCAATCTCTGTTTAGAAAGCGACCTGGTTACGAGACACGAAACTAAGCTTTCATCGCTGCCTGAACCCGGCGACCTGGTGGTGTTCGTGAACACAGCGGGTTATTTTATGGATTTCAGCGCCAGTGAAGCGATCATGCACCCAATCGCGAAAAAAATTGCCGTCGAAAGAAACGGCGATTGTTTTAGTTGGTGCCTGGATGAAAATTATTATCCAAGACTCGAAAGGAAGAGCGTATCGAAATGA